In Streptomyces sp. NBC_00335, a single genomic region encodes these proteins:
- a CDS encoding VOC family protein translates to MDITIHTTSLPHEDPDASLAFYRDVLGFEVRSDAGQGKMRWITVGPPGQPGTSILLTPPASDPGITEDERRTITEMMAKGTYGWILLATPDLDATFEKAQAGDTEVVQEPTEQPYGIRDCAFRDPAGNLVRIQELR, encoded by the coding sequence ATGGACATCACCATTCACACGACGTCCCTTCCGCACGAGGACCCGGACGCGTCCCTCGCCTTCTACCGCGACGTACTCGGCTTCGAGGTCCGCAGCGATGCCGGGCAGGGCAAGATGCGCTGGATCACGGTCGGCCCGCCCGGTCAGCCGGGCACGTCGATCCTCCTGACGCCGCCCGCCTCCGATCCCGGCATCACCGAGGACGAGCGCCGCACGATCACCGAGATGATGGCCAAGGGCACCTACGGCTGGATCCTGCTGGCCACCCCGGACCTCGACGCCACGTTCGAGAAGGCACAGGCCGGTGACACCGAGGTCGTGCAGGAGCCGACCGAGCAGCCGTACGGCATCCGCGACTGTGCGTTCCGCGACCCCGCGGGCAACCTGGTCCGCATCCAGGAGCTGCGGTGA
- a CDS encoding helix-turn-helix transcriptional regulator, whose translation MCKPEWRRARVQAQRLEDLARLRRVRDRIDREYAQPLNVEALAHDVNMSAGHLSRQFRAAYGESPYAYLMTRRIERATALLRRGDLSVTEVCFAVGCASLGTFTTRFTELVGMPPGAFRRQAADAASGHGGAAGTARGAGPAIKVEGMPACVAKQVSRPVRNREAPATPQALA comes from the coding sequence ATGTGTAAGCCCGAATGGCGGCGCGCACGCGTCCAGGCGCAGCGCCTGGAGGATCTCGCACGGCTGCGCCGCGTCCGCGACCGGATCGACAGGGAGTACGCGCAGCCGCTCAACGTCGAAGCGCTCGCACACGATGTGAACATGTCCGCGGGGCACCTGAGCCGGCAGTTCCGGGCCGCGTACGGCGAGTCCCCGTACGCGTACCTGATGACGCGCCGCATCGAGCGGGCCACGGCGCTGCTGCGGCGGGGCGACCTCAGCGTCACCGAGGTCTGCTTCGCGGTCGGCTGCGCCTCGCTGGGAACGTTCACCACCCGCTTCACCGAGCTGGTCGGCATGCCCCCGGGGGCCTTCCGGCGCCAGGCGGCGGACGCGGCGTCCGGCCATGGCGGCGCCGCGGGTACGGCCCGCGGTGCGGGGCCGGCGATCAAGGTGGAGGGGATGCCGGCGTGCGTGGCGAAGCAGGTCTCCAGACCGGTCAGGAATCGAGAAGCGCCGGCCACGCCCCAGGCCCTAGCGTGA
- a CDS encoding VOC family protein, whose translation MKAHVSSILLGVRDMDRAKQFYTEGLGWKVQSDFGISVFFESDGASPVGFYSREGLAGQVGTDQEGSGFSGLVLTYVVRSEARVDEILAEAVKAGATVLKPAAALPWGGYGATFADPEGYIWSLGYSDQGTDQPYAE comes from the coding sequence ATGAAGGCGCACGTCAGCTCGATCCTTCTTGGTGTCCGGGACATGGACCGGGCCAAGCAGTTCTACACCGAGGGGCTCGGCTGGAAGGTCCAGAGCGACTTCGGCATCTCGGTGTTCTTCGAGTCGGACGGCGCCTCGCCGGTCGGCTTCTACAGCCGCGAAGGCCTGGCCGGCCAGGTGGGCACGGACCAGGAGGGCAGCGGCTTCAGCGGGCTGGTTCTGACCTACGTCGTCCGCAGCGAGGCGCGGGTCGACGAGATCCTGGCGGAGGCCGTGAAGGCCGGCGCCACGGTCCTCAAGCCCGCCGCCGCCCTGCCGTGGGGCGGGTACGGTGCCACCTTCGCCGACCCGGAGGGCTACATATGGAGCCTCGGCTACAGCGACCAGGGAACCGACCAGCCCTACGCGGAGTAG
- a CDS encoding YdeI/OmpD-associated family protein: protein MRFRSHVEPPEPMRGLEVPSEVVAELGGGARPPVRITVGGHSWQSRLALLRGRHLIGLSHANREAAGVEIGEEVEVELELDTEPRVVVEPADFARALDEDPAARAAYDNLTYSRKREHVRAIESAKKPDTRLRRIEKAIAALRG, encoded by the coding sequence ATGAGGTTCCGGTCCCACGTCGAGCCGCCCGAGCCCATGCGGGGTCTCGAAGTTCCGTCCGAGGTGGTGGCAGAGCTCGGCGGCGGCGCGCGGCCGCCGGTGCGGATCACGGTGGGCGGGCATTCCTGGCAGAGCCGGCTCGCCCTGCTGCGCGGCCGCCACCTGATCGGCCTCAGCCATGCCAACCGGGAGGCCGCCGGCGTAGAGATCGGCGAGGAGGTCGAGGTGGAGCTGGAACTCGACACCGAGCCGCGCGTCGTGGTCGAGCCCGCGGACTTCGCCCGGGCTCTGGACGAGGACCCGGCCGCCCGCGCCGCGTACGACAACCTGACGTACAGCCGCAAGCGCGAGCACGTGCGCGCCATCGAGAGCGCGAAGAAGCCCGACACGCGCCTGCGGCGCATCGAGAAGGCCATCGCCGCCCTGCGCGGCTGA
- the hisC gene encoding histidinol-phosphate transaminase: protein MPDAGPDTTFPRLRADVSTLPAYVPGRAARDEFVDKLSSNENPYPPLPSVVAAVETWLGRLNRYPDPGAAELIAELSGRLGVPADHLVLGTGSVGITQHLVAAAAGPGDEVVFAWRSFEAYPLLAWAAGATSVQVPLRDETHDLDALADAVTDRTRLIFVCNPNNPTGTAVRRAELERFLDRVPPEVLVVIDEAYREFVDPADDIPDGVDLYRDRPNVAVLRTFSKAYGLAALRVGYAVAHPRVTAALRACSVPLGVSGPAQAAALASLRATEELRERVADLIAERDRVSATLRAEGYEVPDSHANFVWLRLGSRTAYFADACEAAGLMVRPFGDEGVRITIGSPDANDRLLKTASHWNQ, encoded by the coding sequence ATGCCCGATGCCGGTCCGGACACGACCTTCCCCCGACTGCGCGCCGACGTCTCGACGCTCCCCGCGTACGTGCCGGGACGCGCGGCCCGCGACGAGTTCGTCGACAAGCTCTCCTCGAACGAGAACCCGTACCCGCCCCTGCCCTCCGTGGTCGCCGCGGTCGAGACCTGGCTGGGCCGCCTCAACCGCTACCCCGACCCCGGCGCGGCCGAGCTCATCGCGGAACTCTCCGGGCGCCTCGGCGTACCCGCCGACCACCTCGTACTGGGCACCGGCTCGGTCGGCATCACCCAGCACCTGGTCGCCGCCGCCGCGGGCCCCGGCGACGAGGTCGTCTTCGCCTGGCGCTCCTTCGAGGCCTACCCGCTGCTGGCCTGGGCCGCCGGAGCCACCTCCGTCCAGGTCCCGCTGCGCGACGAGACCCACGACCTGGACGCCCTGGCCGACGCGGTCACCGACCGCACCCGCCTGATCTTCGTCTGCAACCCGAACAACCCCACCGGCACCGCCGTCCGCCGCGCCGAACTGGAACGCTTCCTGGACCGCGTTCCTCCCGAGGTCCTGGTCGTCATCGACGAGGCCTACCGCGAGTTCGTCGACCCCGCCGACGACATCCCCGACGGCGTCGACCTCTACCGGGACCGCCCCAACGTCGCCGTCCTGCGCACCTTCTCCAAGGCCTACGGACTGGCCGCGCTCCGCGTCGGCTACGCGGTGGCCCACCCCCGGGTCACGGCCGCCCTGCGCGCCTGCTCCGTCCCCCTCGGCGTGAGCGGCCCCGCCCAGGCCGCCGCCCTGGCCTCCCTGCGCGCCACGGAGGAACTCCGCGAGCGCGTGGCCGACCTGATCGCGGAACGCGACCGCGTCAGCGCCACCCTGCGCGCGGAGGGCTACGAAGTCCCCGACAGCCACGCCAACTTCGTCTGGCTGCGCCTCGGCTCCCGCACCGCCTACTTCGCCGACGCCTGCGAGGCGGCCGGCCTGATGGTCCGCCCCTTCGGCGACGAGGGCGTCCGCATCACGATCGGCTCCCCGGACGCGAACGACCGCCTCCTGAAAACGGCCTCCCACTGGAACCAGTGA
- a CDS encoding pyridoxamine 5'-phosphate oxidase family protein, with translation MIKTPHHEGEQAVQKQAGEGGPGWGSPMFDDVIQPGFDQYLMRQRMLFLGGADATGAMWSSLVTGDPGFALPTSRRTITLSSLPVPGDPLAGAFAETADIGLLALEPHTTTRIRINGVARREGESLHIRTEQVLGNCPKYLQVRVPVADGPATAPRETRDGDALTPEQEKWITGADTFFIASQADGYGADSSHRGGDPGFVTVAGPRRLVWPDYFGNSFYMTLGNLQLNENCGLLFLDWESGHTLQLTGKARINWAEGDRADVPGALRMCEFDIERVVQIDGATRLRWAFGGPSPYNPPAPARG, from the coding sequence GTGATCAAGACCCCCCATCACGAGGGTGAACAGGCCGTCCAGAAGCAGGCCGGCGAAGGCGGTCCCGGCTGGGGCTCGCCGATGTTCGACGACGTGATCCAGCCCGGCTTCGACCAGTACCTGATGCGCCAGCGCATGCTCTTCCTGGGCGGCGCCGACGCCACGGGCGCCATGTGGTCCTCCCTGGTCACGGGCGACCCCGGCTTCGCCCTGCCCACGAGCCGGCGCACGATCACGCTCTCCTCCCTCCCCGTGCCCGGCGATCCGCTCGCCGGGGCCTTCGCGGAGACGGCCGACATCGGGCTGCTCGCCCTCGAACCGCACACGACGACCCGGATCCGGATCAACGGCGTGGCGCGGCGCGAAGGGGAGTCCCTGCACATCCGTACCGAGCAGGTGCTGGGCAACTGCCCCAAGTACCTCCAGGTACGGGTCCCGGTCGCGGACGGGCCCGCCACCGCGCCCCGGGAGACCCGGGACGGCGACGCGCTCACGCCCGAGCAGGAGAAGTGGATCACCGGGGCGGACACCTTCTTCATCGCCAGTCAGGCCGACGGCTACGGCGCGGACTCCTCGCACCGGGGCGGCGACCCCGGTTTCGTCACGGTGGCGGGACCGCGCAGGCTCGTATGGCCCGACTACTTCGGCAATTCCTTCTACATGACCCTGGGCAATCTGCAGCTCAACGAGAACTGCGGACTGCTCTTCCTGGACTGGGAGTCCGGCCACACCCTGCAACTGACGGGCAAGGCCCGGATCAACTGGGCCGAGGGGGACCGGGCCGATGTGCCCGGAGCCCTGCGGATGTGCGAGTTCGACATCGAGCGTGTGGTGCAGATCGACGGGGCGACCCGGCTGCGCTGGGCGTTCGGCGGTCCCTCGCCCTACAACCCGCCGGCACCGGCACGGGGCTGA
- the gap gene encoding type I glyceraldehyde-3-phosphate dehydrogenase, which yields MTIKVGINGFGRIGRSFFRAALQRGTGLEVVAVNDLTDAATLAHLLKYDSTLGKLGHDVRAVEGNLVIDGRTIRVTAERDPAKLPWGELEVDVVIESTGVFTDAHKARAHLEAGARKVIISAPSKNEDLTIAFGINDDLYDPAVHDIVSNASCTTNCLAPLAKVLDDALGIEHGLMTTVHAYTSDQNLQDGPHTDLRRARSAATNTVPTTTGAAKAIGLVLPQLKGKLDGYALRVPIPTGSATDLTVRVGRATTVEEVNEIFAKAAEGALAGILTYTDEPIVSSDIVTDPASCIFDSGLTKVIGDGRQVKIVGWYDNEWGFSNRVVDTALLIGAR from the coding sequence GTGACGATCAAGGTCGGCATCAACGGATTCGGCCGCATCGGCCGCAGCTTCTTCCGCGCCGCCCTTCAGCGGGGCACCGGCCTGGAGGTGGTCGCCGTCAACGACCTCACCGACGCCGCGACGCTGGCCCATCTGCTCAAGTACGACAGCACGCTCGGCAAGCTCGGCCACGACGTCCGCGCGGTCGAGGGCAACCTCGTCATCGACGGGCGCACCATACGCGTGACCGCCGAGCGCGACCCGGCCAAGCTGCCGTGGGGCGAGCTGGAGGTGGACGTGGTCATCGAGTCCACCGGTGTGTTCACCGACGCGCACAAGGCCCGGGCCCACCTGGAGGCCGGTGCCCGCAAGGTCATCATCAGCGCGCCCTCGAAGAACGAGGACCTGACGATCGCCTTCGGCATCAACGACGACCTCTACGACCCGGCCGTGCACGACATCGTCTCCAACGCCTCGTGCACGACCAACTGCCTGGCCCCGCTGGCCAAGGTCCTCGACGACGCGCTCGGCATCGAGCACGGCCTGATGACCACGGTGCACGCCTACACCTCGGACCAGAACCTCCAGGACGGTCCGCACACCGATCTGCGCCGCGCCCGCTCGGCGGCGACGAACACCGTGCCGACCACCACCGGCGCCGCCAAGGCCATCGGCCTGGTCCTGCCGCAGCTCAAGGGCAAGCTCGACGGGTACGCGCTGCGCGTGCCGATCCCGACGGGCTCGGCCACCGACCTCACCGTGCGCGTGGGCCGCGCGACGACGGTCGAGGAGGTCAACGAGATCTTCGCGAAGGCCGCCGAGGGCGCTCTGGCGGGCATCCTCACCTACACCGACGAGCCGATCGTCTCCAGCGACATCGTCACCGACCCCGCGTCGTGCATCTTCGACTCGGGTCTGACCAAGGTGATCGGCGACGGCCGCCAGGTCAAGATCGTCGGCTGGTACGACAACGAGTGGGGCTTCTCCAACCGTGTCGTGGACACCGCCCTGCTGATCGGCGCCCGCTGA
- a CDS encoding helix-turn-helix domain-containing protein: MDMLPLRMPSAFVPDRSPALAAPAVPANCTARVIRTHGESVYGTTVRREYGDVTISLVTGEAHEAIRPGRYIRPDPSESLRVFRALAGEIHVHQDGRRGQASGPQIICCDTSRPYRLLLPRPFHLVEVQLPHRHLGMSAGDTAKLTATGWCGRMGAGALLSQLLAGLHDHGTEIHSAVDRVGATVAGLTAAVLADRLRNVAAEDEVARHDLMLAIQSYIRARLSDPELTPQAIAEHHNVSLRYLQRMFQEQGTSPARWIRDERLARCRSELRDPRLEHLPVGVIGERSGLYQASHFSRLFRDRYGLTPRGYRTMREAVPT; this comes from the coding sequence ATGGACATGCTGCCCCTCCGCATGCCGAGCGCATTCGTGCCGGACCGCAGTCCAGCGCTCGCCGCGCCCGCCGTGCCCGCCAACTGCACGGCGCGGGTCATCCGCACACACGGCGAGTCCGTGTACGGGACCACCGTCCGCCGCGAGTACGGCGACGTCACCATTTCCCTCGTCACCGGGGAGGCCCACGAGGCCATACGCCCCGGCCGCTACATCCGGCCCGACCCCTCCGAGTCCCTGCGGGTGTTCCGGGCGCTGGCCGGCGAGATCCACGTCCACCAGGACGGCCGCCGGGGCCAGGCGAGCGGCCCGCAGATCATCTGCTGCGACACCAGCCGCCCGTACCGCCTCCTGCTGCCCCGGCCGTTCCACCTGGTCGAAGTGCAGCTCCCGCACCGCCACCTCGGCATGTCGGCCGGCGACACCGCGAAGCTCACGGCCACCGGCTGGTGCGGAAGGATGGGCGCGGGCGCCCTGCTCTCCCAGCTGCTCGCCGGACTCCACGACCACGGCACCGAGATCCACTCCGCCGTCGACCGGGTCGGCGCCACCGTGGCGGGCCTGACCGCGGCCGTCCTCGCCGACCGGCTGCGCAATGTCGCCGCCGAGGACGAAGTGGCCCGGCACGACCTCATGCTGGCCATCCAGTCGTACATCCGGGCACGGCTCTCCGACCCCGAGCTCACCCCGCAGGCGATCGCCGAGCACCACAACGTCTCGCTGCGCTACCTCCAGCGGATGTTCCAGGAGCAGGGGACCAGCCCCGCCCGGTGGATCCGGGACGAGCGGCTCGCCCGCTGCCGCTCCGAGCTGCGCGACCCGCGGCTCGAACACCTGCCCGTCGGGGTGATCGGCGAACGGTCCGGGCTCTACCAGGCCTCGCACTTCAGCCGGCTCTTCCGCGACCGGTACGGCCTCACCCCGCGCGGCTACCGGACCATGCGCGAGGCCGTGCCCACCTAG
- a CDS encoding class I SAM-dependent methyltransferase, whose protein sequence is MTDLTGTSFEFPGEYYEIMRKDFRNLDAETEFLASLLPDAGTVLDLGCGTGSNLRALSERGHRGTGVDQSAAFLEYALAAGGEDISYVEARAEEYRTDERYDLVYSLFMTLNYLERAQLPAVLRSVRELLNPGGQVVLEFGHLLNFVDSFQPNSVGHHRRDGVLITRLARQFINAHAANWRNEETLLVRTADGTVAMYDNFFDQAVLTGPEVRELLAAAGLTITAEYGGFRKEPAPFHGRGPLVIVATATPAATAGDTASDTVQQEENQA, encoded by the coding sequence ATGACGGATTTGACCGGCACGAGCTTCGAATTCCCCGGTGAGTACTACGAGATCATGCGGAAGGACTTCCGCAACCTCGACGCCGAGACGGAGTTCCTCGCGTCCCTGCTCCCCGACGCGGGCACCGTACTCGACCTGGGCTGCGGCACCGGCTCCAACCTGCGCGCCCTGAGCGAGCGCGGCCACCGCGGCACCGGCGTCGACCAGAGCGCCGCGTTCCTGGAGTACGCCCTCGCCGCCGGCGGCGAGGACATCTCCTACGTGGAGGCCCGCGCCGAGGAGTACCGCACCGACGAGCGCTACGACCTCGTGTACAGCCTCTTCATGACGCTCAACTACCTGGAGCGCGCTCAGCTCCCGGCGGTCCTGCGTTCCGTGCGCGAGCTGCTGAACCCCGGCGGGCAGGTCGTCCTGGAGTTCGGCCACCTGCTGAACTTCGTCGACTCCTTCCAGCCCAACAGCGTCGGCCACCACCGCCGGGACGGGGTGCTCATCACCCGCCTCGCCCGCCAGTTCATCAACGCGCACGCCGCGAACTGGCGCAACGAGGAGACCCTGCTGGTCCGCACCGCGGACGGCACGGTCGCCATGTACGACAACTTCTTCGACCAGGCCGTCCTGACCGGGCCCGAGGTGCGCGAACTGCTGGCCGCGGCGGGCCTGACCATCACGGCCGAGTACGGCGGCTTCCGCAAGGAGCCCGCGCCCTTCCACGGCCGGGGCCCGCTCGTCATCGTGGCCACCGCGACCCCCGCCGCCACCGCGGGCGACACCGCGTCCGACACCGTTCAGCAAGAGGAGAACCAGGCATGA
- a CDS encoding AMP-binding protein: MTGTGISLLDGGPAPETGVAHLGAALVRAVGESDGRGVTYIRADGTEVHQSYCELLDDASRVLAGLRASGAAIGEKIILQSADDADLLAGFWGCVLGGFLPLPVSADAVNGPGLLERVWAGYGRPRVLTGTGQELAPAVTADAGWSAAHLGDVAGLRSAHEPDLAWHEPDAVDPAVLLLTSGSTGVPKAVTLTHRNILTRSAATSRVNKLDADTRTFNWMPLDHIGGLIMFHARDVFLGCAQVHAKIQWVLEDPLRWLDAVSAHRADTTWAPNFAFVLVNDQADRFEGRGWDLSPLRYIMNGGEAVRSGVVRRFLDLLAPYGLPATAMFPGWGMSETTAGVADCQFTEAAAGDDRYVPVGRPQPGTRIRVVDEHGALVPWGVTGRLQVTGSTITSGYYDNPVQNRQSFTDDGWFKTGDLAYVESGILTVTGRTDDVIQLGEIAYHGHEIEAAVEELDFIEPSYTVASLVTAEPGGPEELAVFFSPRTGALTGEQGERIRERVRERLGVDVPHLLPVDRSEIPKTGIGKLRRAQLRKSFEDSLASVPAGSAA; this comes from the coding sequence ATGACCGGCACCGGCATATCGCTGCTCGACGGCGGGCCCGCCCCCGAAACCGGCGTCGCGCACCTGGGCGCCGCCCTCGTCCGCGCCGTCGGCGAGAGCGACGGCCGCGGGGTGACGTACATCCGCGCCGACGGCACCGAGGTCCACCAGAGCTACTGCGAGCTGCTCGACGACGCCTCGCGCGTCCTGGCCGGCCTGCGCGCCTCCGGCGCCGCCATCGGCGAGAAGATCATCCTCCAGTCCGCCGACGACGCCGACCTCCTCGCCGGCTTCTGGGGCTGCGTCCTCGGCGGCTTCCTGCCGCTGCCCGTCAGCGCCGACGCGGTCAACGGCCCCGGCCTGCTGGAGCGTGTCTGGGCCGGCTACGGCCGCCCCCGCGTCCTGACCGGCACCGGCCAGGAGCTCGCGCCCGCCGTCACCGCCGACGCCGGCTGGAGCGCCGCCCACCTGGGCGACGTGGCGGGCCTGCGCAGCGCCCACGAGCCGGACCTCGCCTGGCACGAGCCCGACGCCGTGGACCCGGCCGTCCTGCTGCTCACCTCCGGCAGCACCGGCGTGCCCAAGGCCGTCACCCTCACCCACCGCAACATCCTCACGCGCAGCGCCGCCACCTCCCGCGTGAACAAGCTCGACGCGGACACCCGCACCTTCAACTGGATGCCGCTGGACCACATCGGCGGGCTGATCATGTTCCACGCGCGCGACGTCTTCCTCGGCTGCGCCCAGGTCCACGCCAAGATCCAGTGGGTCCTGGAGGACCCGCTGCGCTGGCTCGACGCCGTCTCCGCCCACCGGGCCGACACCACCTGGGCGCCCAACTTCGCCTTCGTGCTCGTCAACGACCAGGCCGACCGCTTCGAGGGCCGCGGCTGGGACCTCAGCCCGCTGCGCTACATCATGAACGGCGGCGAGGCCGTCCGCTCCGGCGTCGTCCGCCGCTTCCTGGACCTGCTGGCCCCCTACGGGCTGCCCGCCACCGCCATGTTCCCGGGCTGGGGCATGTCCGAGACCACGGCCGGCGTGGCCGACTGCCAGTTCACCGAAGCCGCAGCCGGCGACGACCGCTACGTGCCCGTCGGCCGCCCGCAGCCCGGCACCCGCATCCGGGTCGTCGACGAGCACGGCGCGCTCGTGCCGTGGGGCGTCACCGGCCGGCTCCAGGTCACCGGCTCGACCATCACCTCCGGGTACTACGACAACCCCGTGCAGAACCGCCAGTCCTTCACGGACGACGGCTGGTTCAAGACCGGCGACCTGGCGTACGTGGAGAGCGGAATCCTCACCGTCACCGGCCGCACCGACGACGTCATCCAGCTCGGGGAGATCGCCTACCACGGCCACGAGATCGAGGCCGCCGTCGAGGAACTCGACTTCATCGAGCCCTCGTACACCGTCGCCTCCCTCGTCACCGCCGAGCCCGGCGGCCCCGAGGAGCTCGCCGTCTTCTTCAGCCCGCGCACCGGCGCCCTCACCGGGGAGCAGGGCGAGCGGATCCGCGAGCGGGTCCGCGAGCGGCTCGGCGTCGACGTACCGCACCTGCTGCCCGTCGACCGGTCCGAGATCCCCAAGACCGGCATCGGCAAGCTCCGCCGCGCCCAGCTCCGCAAGAGCTTCGAGGACAGCCTGGCCTCCGTCCCGGCCGGCTCCGCGGCCTGA
- a CDS encoding TetR/AcrR family transcriptional regulator — protein sequence MAQQERAERTRRALINGAAKAIDLYGYEGASLAVICTTAGVTKGALMYHFPAKDDLVRAVRTEARQAIVGALGAVPHRGIRPLQAAVDMTHAVAGRLGHDPVVRAGSRLTREFMHYPDGSVSWTDAVREELADALAGAADPWGTAAQLVYSLIGMDVCLRGEEHRPGRSCGPLRGHLTRLWQLILPGMLAAPQAVELYRAEGSSPYCAFVAAPEPVRLGPRG from the coding sequence ATGGCGCAGCAGGAGCGAGCCGAGCGGACGCGCCGGGCTCTGATCAACGGCGCCGCCAAGGCCATCGACCTCTACGGCTACGAAGGGGCCTCGCTCGCCGTCATCTGCACCACCGCGGGAGTGACCAAGGGCGCCTTGATGTACCACTTCCCGGCCAAGGACGACCTGGTCAGGGCCGTGCGCACCGAAGCCCGGCAGGCGATCGTCGGCGCGCTGGGCGCGGTACCGCACCGCGGGATCCGGCCCTTGCAGGCCGCCGTCGACATGACGCACGCCGTCGCCGGGCGGCTCGGGCACGACCCCGTCGTACGGGCGGGCTCGCGGCTGACCCGGGAGTTCATGCACTACCCCGACGGCAGCGTCTCCTGGACCGATGCCGTCCGCGAGGAACTGGCCGACGCCCTGGCCGGTGCCGCCGACCCCTGGGGGACGGCCGCGCAGCTCGTGTACTCCCTGATCGGGATGGACGTGTGCCTGCGCGGGGAAGAACACCGCCCGGGCCGTTCCTGCGGGCCGCTGCGCGGACACCTGACCCGGCTGTGGCAGCTGATCCTGCCGGGGATGCTCGCGGCGCCGCAGGCCGTGGAGCTGTACCGGGCCGAGGGCTCGTCGCCGTACTGCGCCTTCGTGGCCGCCCCCGAACCCGTGCGACTCGGGCCGCGGGGATGA
- a CDS encoding CGNR zinc finger domain-containing protein, which yields MPDPRPLTGEPLSLDLLNTHWHDRYGRHDLLDSTAGLACWLAGSRVAAVYAGGELCADRATLAAARAARSALAGVAGRADAGPGALDAFNRLLDAGRIRRLLTAGGPVERLEAPDSGRLLGYLAAADYLRLLSTAGDRVRSCANPSCGLRFHDVSRNGTRRWCTSTGCGNRAKAARHYARRTAAVS from the coding sequence GTGCCCGATCCGCGTCCGCTGACCGGGGAGCCGCTCAGCCTGGACCTCCTCAACACCCACTGGCACGACCGGTACGGCCGCCACGACCTGCTGGACTCCACCGCCGGCCTCGCGTGCTGGCTGGCCGGGTCCCGGGTGGCCGCCGTGTACGCCGGCGGCGAGCTGTGTGCCGACCGGGCCACCCTGGCCGCCGCCCGGGCCGCCCGCTCCGCGCTGGCCGGTGTGGCCGGGCGCGCCGACGCGGGGCCGGGGGCGCTCGACGCCTTCAACCGGCTGCTCGACGCGGGCCGCATCCGGCGGCTGCTCACGGCCGGCGGGCCCGTGGAGCGGCTGGAGGCGCCCGACTCGGGGCGCCTGCTGGGGTACCTCGCGGCGGCGGACTACCTCCGGTTGCTCAGCACTGCGGGGGATCGGGTGCGCAGTTGTGCGAACCCGAGCTGTGGGCTGCGGTTCCACGATGTCAGCCGCAATGGCACTCGGCGGTGGTGCACGAGTACGGGCTGCGGCAATCGGGCGAAGGCGGCCCGCCACTACGCGCGGCGGACCGCGGCCGTGTCCTGA
- a CDS encoding toxin-antitoxin system HicB family antitoxin — protein sequence MDLTPYVTTLRQELAVAAEAGGDEARKLAERLTAPLESATRLTLLNVLSAAMDEITRELAPGSVDVRLRGLDPEFVVTVPAGESHAPVEPATAAAPFAEPLAPHASADGDEGGTARVNLRLPAHLKARAEEAASREGLSVNAWLVRAVSAAVEPGARPRTAEKSQSVGQSFTGWVR from the coding sequence ATGGACCTCACGCCCTACGTCACCACCCTCCGCCAAGAGCTCGCCGTCGCCGCCGAGGCCGGCGGCGACGAAGCCCGCAAGCTGGCCGAGAGGCTCACCGCTCCCCTGGAGTCGGCGACCCGGCTGACCCTGCTCAATGTGCTCTCCGCCGCGATGGACGAGATCACCCGTGAACTCGCCCCCGGCTCGGTCGACGTACGACTGCGCGGGCTCGACCCCGAGTTCGTGGTGACGGTGCCGGCCGGCGAGAGCCACGCCCCCGTGGAGCCGGCCACCGCCGCCGCTCCGTTCGCCGAACCGCTCGCGCCGCACGCGTCCGCCGACGGCGACGAGGGCGGCACCGCCCGCGTCAACCTGCGGCTGCCGGCCCACCTCAAGGCCCGCGCCGAGGAGGCCGCGAGCCGTGAGGGCCTGTCGGTCAACGCGTGGCTGGTGCGCGCCGTGTCGGCCGCGGTCGAACCGGGTGCCAGGCCGCGTACGGCGGAGAAGTCCCAGAGCGTGGGGCAGAGCTTCACGGGCTGGGTGCGCTAG